The region CCACGTCGTCGGCACCCGCCGCCTTGAGTTTCCAGCTCTTGCGGGCGGTCGCCTCGGGGTGCGCGGCCTGCGCCTCGGGCTGGGTGCCCTGGGTGGCGTCGGGGCTGCCGGGCTGCGCATTGATCACGGCGGCGCTCGTCTCGCCGACCACGGCGGCGGGGGCACCGGCGCCGGGGCGGTCACCCGTGCGCTCCATGGGGGTCTGCGCGTTGGGGGCGCTGACGACCTCGGGCTGTTCCAGCGGGGTGGCGTCCGCCACGGGACCGGTGGGAGCAGCCTGCTGCCAGGTGCCGTCGGCGCGCTGCACGCTCTCGAGCATGAGTTCCGCGACGTCCTTGACGATGATGTCGTCGCGTTTCTGCTTCTCGGGCGTGGAGTTCATCATCGCCTTGCAGAACGGGCAGCCCACGGCGACGACCTTGCCGGTCTGCTCGAACTCGTCGCTGGCCGCCTTGGCGCCGTCCAGGCGGGCCTGGAGTTCACGGAAGCGGTTGTCGCTGATGCGCTCGCTGCCTTCTTCCTCTTCCTTCCAGAACTGCGCGCCGCCCGCGCCGCAGCAGAAGGAGTTCTCGCGGCTGCGTTCCAGGTCCAGCACCTCGCCCGCCATCTTGGTGATGAGGCTGCGGGGCGCGTCGTACACGCCGTTGTGGCGGCCCAGGTAGCAGGGGTCGTGGTACGTGACGTTCTCGGCGAGCCGCTCCATGGGGAGCTTCCCGGCGGCCACGAGGGTCTCGAGGTACTCGGTGTGGTGGATGGTGCGGTAGTCGCCGCCCAGCTGACGGTACTCGTTGCCGATGGCGTTCATGCAGTGCGGGCAGGTCGCCACGATCAGTTTCGGCGCGACGGTGTTCAGGGTCTCGACGTTCTCCTGGGCCAGCGTCTGGTACAGGAACTCGTTCCCGGCGCGGCGGGCACTGTCGCCGGTGCAGGCTTCCTTCTTGCCCAGCACGGCGTAGTTCACGCCCGCCTTGTCGAGCAGCTGCACGAAGCTGCGGGCGACCTTCTGCGCGCCGGGGTCGTAGCTGGCGGCGCAGCCCACCCAGTAGATGACGTCGGGTTCCGGGTTCTCGTCGATGGTGGGGACCTTCAGGCCCTCGGCCCACTCCATGCGCTTGTCGCGGCTGATGCCCCAGGGGTTGCTGGCGCGTTCCATGCCGCGGAAGGCGGTCTGCAGCTGCGGGGGGAACTCACCAGCCACCATGACCTGATGGCGGCGGATGTCGATGATGTCGAGCATCTGCTCGTCCTGAACCGGGCAGACCTGCATGCAGGCGCCGCAGGTGGTGCAGGCCCAGACCGATTCCTCGTTGATGGCGAATTCCAGCAGGGGGTGCGCCGTGCTCGCGCCACCCTCGAAGGGCGCGGGTTTCAGGGTGAAGGGGCTGGGGTGCGACCCGATCACGTTCAGTTCCATGCGCTTGTTGATCTCCAGCGCGGCGGGACTCAGGGCCTTGCCGGTCGCGTTGGCCGGGCAGACGTCCTGGCAGCGGTTGCACTGGATGCAGGAGTACGCGTCGAGCAGGCGCGGCCATTCCAGGTCTTCCAACTTCTCGACGCCCAGTTTGGGTTCCTCGGCCTCCATCGCCTCCTCCAGGCCCTTCATGGGGGGGAGGACGCCGCTGCCGACCGGGCGCTTCAGGGCGTAGTTCAGGGGGGCCATGAAGATGTGGATGTGCTTGGTGAACGGGAAGTACGCCAGGAATGCCAGGACGCTGCCGAGCGCGCCCCAGTACCCGAAGACGCGCCAGCCCTCGATGGCCTGCTCGCTGGCGCCGTTGAAGAGGAGGCGGCCCAGGGCGCTGCTGAATGGCTGGAAGGTGTCGTACCCGCCGAGCGCGCGGGCTTCCTCGGTCATCTTGGCGGCGTTGCCGAGCACGCGGCTGCCCACGTGGAAGGTGATGAACGACGAGACGATCAGGCTGTCGCGCAGGATGTAGTTCGCCTTCAGCAGCGGGTGCAGCAGCGTCTTGTCCGTGAAGCGGAAGTCGCGCTTGCTGGGCAGGAACAGGCGACGGATCAGCAGGCTGATGACGCCCACGAGCACGAGCATGCTGAGCAGGTCCGCCAGGAAGTTGTACCCGGCGAGCAGCGGGCTGTCCTTGGAGTAGATGTGGAACGGCAGGTAACCTTCCAGGCCGTCCACGACGTTGACCAGCAGGTAGTACACGAAGCCGTAGAAGATGAAGCTGTGCAGCACGCTGATGGCGGTGCGGCGGCGGAAGGTGCGCTCCTGGGTGAGGCTGACCCGGATGGCGTACATCACGCGCTGGACGGGGTTCCCGGTGCGGTCCTCGCTGGCGGGCGCGCCGCGCGCGACGCGGCGGTAGAGGCGGTAGAAGCCCCACGCGCCGAAGCCACCGGCGATCAGGGCGAACAGGAAGAACAGCAGTTTGTGGATCAGGGGCAGCAAGGGGGCAACTCCTTCGGTCGGAATGGCTTAACTGTACTCGGACGAAAAATTAGACTGAGTCAAAGTATATCGGATGCCGCGCCCGCGCACATCACCCGTGCACCGGGTCCCGCGTCAACCCCACATGCACCAGATACACGCTGTCCGACTCAAGCTCCGACGAGCGGGCCAGGAACTCCTGCACCACCCCGGACAGCCGCTCGCGGAACGCCTGCGCGTCCTCCCGCGACAGCCGCAGCAGCGCCCATTCCCCCAGCGGCCGCTGCGCTGCCGGACCCCCCGGACGCTCCAGTTCCTCGCGGGTCAACTCACGCCGCGTCAGCACCCCCTCGGGCGTCACGTGAAACCGCAGCAGCCAGTCCGGCGACAACCGCCCGTACTCCCGCGCGTACCCGCGCAGCATCCGCTCCCACGAGGGACGCTGCACGCCCGACAGCATCTCCTCCAGCGGCATCACCCGCGACGGATCCACGATGAACTCGTTCGACACCGCCTGAAACACCCCCGGACGCCGAGTGCCGACCTCACGCACCAGCCCCAGCCGCACGAAGCGCTTGACCCAGTACCCCAGGGACGTCGGCGGGCTCCCGGTGATCTCCGCCGCCTGCGCGATGGTCATCGGCGCCGCCATGAAAGGCGTCAGGAGCCGCATGCGGTCATGATCCAGCAGCACCTCAACCACCT is a window of Deinococcus grandis DNA encoding:
- a CDS encoding heterodisulfide reductase-related iron-sulfur binding cluster; translated protein: MLPLIHKLLFFLFALIAGGFGAWGFYRLYRRVARGAPASEDRTGNPVQRVMYAIRVSLTQERTFRRRTAISVLHSFIFYGFVYYLLVNVVDGLEGYLPFHIYSKDSPLLAGYNFLADLLSMLVLVGVISLLIRRLFLPSKRDFRFTDKTLLHPLLKANYILRDSLIVSSFITFHVGSRVLGNAAKMTEEARALGGYDTFQPFSSALGRLLFNGASEQAIEGWRVFGYWGALGSVLAFLAYFPFTKHIHIFMAPLNYALKRPVGSGVLPPMKGLEEAMEAEEPKLGVEKLEDLEWPRLLDAYSCIQCNRCQDVCPANATGKALSPAALEINKRMELNVIGSHPSPFTLKPAPFEGGASTAHPLLEFAINEESVWACTTCGACMQVCPVQDEQMLDIIDIRRHQVMVAGEFPPQLQTAFRGMERASNPWGISRDKRMEWAEGLKVPTIDENPEPDVIYWVGCAASYDPGAQKVARSFVQLLDKAGVNYAVLGKKEACTGDSARRAGNEFLYQTLAQENVETLNTVAPKLIVATCPHCMNAIGNEYRQLGGDYRTIHHTEYLETLVAAGKLPMERLAENVTYHDPCYLGRHNGVYDAPRSLITKMAGEVLDLERSRENSFCCGAGGAQFWKEEEEGSERISDNRFRELQARLDGAKAASDEFEQTGKVVAVGCPFCKAMMNSTPEKQKRDDIIVKDVAELMLESVQRADGTWQQAAPTGPVADATPLEQPEVVSAPNAQTPMERTGDRPGAGAPAAVVGETSAAVINAQPGSPDATQGTQPEAQAAHPEATARKSWKLKAAGADDVAPTAPAPAAAPSADAPARKSWKPRGGDDVSAAPVTPAPATETAAAVPTTPAADAPARKAWAPKAKADDVNPAPVAQAEPAPAAPSTDAPARKAWAPKAKAAAEAAPAPAATEPTAPAAPSEAAPAAGERKKWAPKSQPVGAAPVTEAAEPTSQPAITQPAPAPAVTPEAAPAPTGERKKWAPKAAAAPAPDVQAAAPEPVAAPITEHVHLEQVGENLLEEGQGATSEPGAGGRKKWQPKKKSE
- a CDS encoding helix-turn-helix domain-containing protein, with the translated sequence MAHVILDDPQVVEVLLDHDRMRLLTPFMAAPMTIAQAAEITGSPPTSLGYWVKRFVRLGLVREVGTRRPGVFQAVSNEFIVDPSRVMPLEEMLSGVQRPSWERMLRGYAREYGRLSPDWLLRFHVTPEGVLTRRELTREELERPGGPAAQRPLGEWALLRLSREDAQAFRERLSGVVQEFLARSSELESDSVYLVHVGLTRDPVHG